A single window of Acidimicrobiales bacterium DNA harbors:
- the nikQ gene encoding cobalt ECF transporter T component CbiQ has protein sequence MGAGHLHGSDQLFVAGDSPLHRIPALPKLVASLAFLVCVAFTDPRPWWPLGLELCVAAGLLPLARIPLDVVIRRFAVVAPFLAAAAVVPFVSDGQPVDVGPFAISQEGLVAAWGMVAKASVGVITGTILTATTVTHDLLVALERLRTPRTVVSMVALLLRYADLFAERLRTARDAMRARGWDGRWIWQAAPAGAVLASTFLRSQEQAERVHRAMLARGFTGTFAIPDMRPEVSSLGAAQWWAAMWLPAVAAALAVVSLVL, from the coding sequence GTGGGCGCCGGCCACCTCCACGGCTCCGACCAGCTCTTCGTCGCCGGTGACTCGCCTCTCCACCGTATACCTGCACTGCCGAAGCTCGTGGCGTCGCTCGCCTTTCTCGTATGCGTCGCCTTCACCGATCCCCGGCCGTGGTGGCCTCTGGGCTTGGAGCTCTGCGTCGCGGCGGGGTTGCTGCCCTTGGCGAGAATTCCCCTCGACGTCGTCATCAGGCGCTTCGCGGTCGTCGCCCCGTTTCTCGCCGCAGCCGCCGTCGTCCCGTTCGTCTCAGATGGGCAGCCCGTGGACGTCGGCCCGTTCGCCATATCTCAAGAAGGTCTCGTCGCAGCCTGGGGAATGGTCGCCAAGGCATCTGTGGGCGTGATCACCGGGACGATCCTCACGGCGACCACCGTGACACACGACCTGCTGGTCGCTCTGGAACGGCTGCGCACGCCTAGGACGGTCGTCTCCATGGTCGCACTCCTGCTGCGCTACGCCGACCTGTTCGCAGAACGGCTACGAACGGCGAGAGACGCCATGCGAGCGCGTGGGTGGGACGGGAGGTGGATCTGGCAGGCCGCTCCCGCCGGTGCAGTGTTGGCGAGCACCTTCCTGCGCAGTCAGGAACAGGCAGAACGCGTACACAGAGCGATGCTCGCCCGAGGATTCACCGGCACATTCGCGATTCCCGACATGCGTCCCGAGGTGTCGTCGCTCGGCGCGGCTCAGTGGTGGGCCGCGATGTGGCTTCCGGCCGTCGCGGCTGCCCTCGCCGTCGTCTCGCTCGTGTTGTGA
- a CDS encoding putative ABC transporter ATP-binding protein, whose product MIPIGTRLAEGGYADLAVRVSDLHFTYPGSGHPVLRDVNVEVRRGERVALLGPNGAGKSTLLMLLDGLLLPPEGTVTVLGIPVERGNLTRLRRRVGILFQDPDDQLFMPTVEADVAFGPANAGFSAAEVRARVDEALARMGAAHLASRHPHRLSSGEKRRVALAGVLACEPEILLLDEPTAGLDPRGRRELVGLLQELGGTQIVVTHDLEFARSVCDRGLVLDEGLVVADAPIEQLVRDREFLELHGLAPLRHS is encoded by the coding sequence GTGATTCCGATAGGCACTAGACTTGCCGAGGGGGGATACGCCGACCTCGCTGTACGAGTCTCGGACCTCCATTTCACCTATCCCGGATCCGGACACCCCGTTCTCCGCGACGTGAACGTGGAGGTTCGAAGAGGCGAGCGAGTGGCGCTGCTAGGGCCGAACGGGGCCGGGAAATCCACTCTCCTCATGCTGCTGGACGGCCTCCTGCTTCCTCCGGAGGGAACGGTGACCGTCCTCGGCATACCCGTCGAGAGGGGAAACCTCACACGATTGCGCAGACGTGTCGGGATCCTCTTCCAAGACCCCGACGACCAGCTGTTCATGCCGACCGTGGAGGCCGACGTAGCGTTCGGGCCCGCCAACGCGGGCTTCTCGGCGGCGGAGGTGAGGGCGAGAGTGGATGAGGCACTTGCGCGGATGGGCGCGGCGCACTTGGCCAGCCGCCATCCTCACCGGCTCTCCTCAGGAGAGAAGAGGCGCGTGGCGCTCGCCGGAGTTCTCGCGTGCGAGCCCGAGATACTGCTCCTCGACGAGCCAACGGCCGGTCTGGATCCCCGTGGCAGGCGGGAGCTGGTCGGCCTTCTGCAGGAACTGGGTGGAACGCAGATCGTAGTCACCCACGACCTCGAGTTCGCCCGCAGCGTGTGTGATCGGGGATTGGTGCTGGACGAGGGCCTCGTGGTCGCAGACGCGCCGATCGAGCAACTGGTGCGGGACCGCGAGTTCCTGGAGCTGCACGGTCTCGCGCCTCTGCGGCACAGCTGA
- a CDS encoding ABC transporter substrate-binding protein: MAVAVLLFSAGCGVAGGGDGETVRVYSGRHYDLERAFEVFADETGVDVEFLFGNDAELRERIQAEGEDTQADLFITVDAGNLATAAEQGLFRPVRSRVLEEAIPENLRDPEGRWYGLSIRARTIMYNPENVSESELSTYEDLADPRWRGRLCLRTSANVYTQSLVASLIAHHGREEALRIVRGWAENARIMSNDVEILESIAEGVCDVGITNHYYLARLYEEDPDFPVRPFWANQEDRGVHVNISGAGVTRDAENSEAALRLLEWLATDGQEVFVAGNHEYPANPSVRPDRLLRDRFGDEFRRDELDAARFGGLNSEAIELMDEAGYR; this comes from the coding sequence GTGGCCGTTGCGGTCCTCCTGTTCTCCGCCGGATGCGGAGTGGCCGGTGGCGGTGACGGTGAGACCGTTCGTGTGTACTCGGGCCGACACTACGACCTCGAGCGCGCATTCGAGGTCTTCGCCGACGAGACCGGTGTCGACGTGGAGTTCCTCTTCGGGAACGACGCGGAGCTGCGGGAACGCATACAGGCCGAAGGCGAAGACACCCAGGCGGACCTGTTCATAACCGTCGACGCGGGAAACCTGGCCACGGCAGCCGAACAGGGTCTGTTCCGGCCCGTCCGGTCGCGGGTCCTCGAAGAAGCGATACCCGAGAACCTGAGGGACCCCGAGGGGCGGTGGTACGGGCTGAGCATCAGGGCCCGGACGATCATGTACAACCCCGAGAATGTGAGCGAGTCCGAGCTCTCCACCTACGAGGACCTGGCCGATCCGCGCTGGCGGGGCCGGCTCTGCCTACGCACATCGGCGAACGTGTACACCCAGTCGCTCGTGGCCAGCCTCATCGCACACCACGGGCGTGAAGAGGCGCTGCGTATCGTACGTGGATGGGCCGAGAACGCGAGGATCATGTCCAACGACGTCGAGATCCTCGAGTCGATCGCCGAGGGCGTGTGCGACGTCGGGATCACCAACCACTACTACCTGGCACGCCTGTACGAGGAAGATCCGGATTTCCCCGTGAGGCCGTTCTGGGCGAATCAGGAGGATCGGGGCGTCCACGTGAACATAAGCGGGGCCGGGGTGACCCGAGACGCCGAGAACTCCGAAGCGGCGCTTCGGCTGCTCGAATGGCTGGCCACCGACGGTCAAGAGGTGTTCGTCGCAGGGAACCACGAATATCCGGCCAACCCGTCGGTGAGGCCCGACCGACTGCTTCGGGACAGGTTCGGCGACGAGTTCAGGCGTGACGAGCTGGATGCGGCCAGGTTCGGAGGCTTGAACTCCGAGGCCATCGAATTGATGGACGAAGCTGGCTACCGCTGA
- a CDS encoding ABC transporter permease yields MRRGNAGEIGRGGGPWTAALLVIGCLAVAPVTFVAVALASPSVEVWRRLWRTTLPEMIGTTLALAFMVAVGSAVVGVGLAWLVTAYRFPGRDLFAWLLALPLAVPGYVIGFVFLSMVGPTGVVQRWWRGTFGAEAWFPEVRSIAGLAVVLVLVLYPYVYLVCRAHFAGASAVAFEVARTLGRGRPGAFFGAVLPMARPAVAAGVALVLMETLTDFATVQYFGVETVSAAVYRVWRGAYDRDAAAELAGMVLVFAVGVIGLERALRGRARYAEASGVRAGIEPTPLAGWRAAAALSVSAVVFVAGFGAPVGRLLWWALEDADRVDVDRFVGYLANTLWLASATALVCVAVALVVANALRFSPGRLSDLGAKATLVGYAVPAPVVAIGVLLALSWLDSASERVGFTLPGLTVSGSVAAVLYGYAVRFVAVGVGSVESNLERVPLEVTMSARALGARPVAVAWRVHLPLLRAGVASAAALVAMEAIKELPIVLLLRPFGFDTLSVWTWQLAGESLFRQAALPSLTIVASSVVAVFLLVRNLGGGPARSGRGPSQVDVPWGEPGGEVVSGVLTSREGRSVG; encoded by the coding sequence GTGCGACGGGGTAACGCCGGCGAGATCGGTCGGGGCGGAGGACCGTGGACCGCCGCCCTGCTCGTCATCGGTTGCCTCGCCGTAGCCCCGGTGACGTTCGTCGCCGTGGCCCTCGCGTCGCCGAGCGTCGAAGTCTGGCGCCGGCTGTGGCGGACCACGCTCCCCGAGATGATCGGCACCACCCTGGCGCTGGCGTTCATGGTGGCGGTGGGATCCGCCGTAGTCGGAGTCGGGCTCGCGTGGCTGGTCACCGCCTACAGGTTCCCCGGGCGTGACCTGTTCGCTTGGCTGCTCGCCCTGCCGCTGGCCGTCCCCGGATACGTGATCGGCTTCGTCTTCCTCTCGATGGTCGGGCCTACGGGCGTGGTGCAACGTTGGTGGCGCGGGACTTTCGGTGCGGAGGCATGGTTTCCCGAGGTCCGGTCCATCGCGGGGCTCGCGGTGGTGCTCGTCCTCGTGCTGTACCCCTATGTGTATCTGGTCTGCAGGGCGCACTTCGCCGGTGCCTCGGCCGTCGCTTTCGAGGTGGCGAGGACGCTGGGGCGCGGAAGGCCGGGCGCGTTCTTCGGTGCCGTGCTTCCGATGGCACGCCCCGCCGTTGCGGCCGGGGTCGCGCTGGTGCTCATGGAGACGCTCACGGACTTCGCGACGGTGCAGTACTTCGGGGTGGAGACGGTCTCGGCTGCCGTCTACCGGGTCTGGCGAGGGGCGTACGACCGGGACGCCGCCGCCGAGCTGGCGGGGATGGTGCTCGTGTTCGCAGTCGGTGTAATCGGACTCGAGCGGGCGTTGCGAGGGCGTGCCCGTTACGCAGAGGCGTCCGGAGTACGAGCCGGCATCGAGCCGACCCCACTCGCCGGATGGCGTGCTGCAGCCGCGCTCTCGGTGAGCGCCGTCGTGTTCGTCGCCGGATTCGGCGCGCCCGTCGGCCGCCTGCTCTGGTGGGCGCTCGAAGACGCAGATCGAGTGGACGTGGATCGGTTCGTCGGTTACCTGGCCAACACGCTCTGGCTCGCTTCGGCCACTGCGCTCGTCTGTGTAGCCGTCGCCCTGGTCGTGGCGAACGCGCTGCGGTTCTCGCCGGGGCGACTGTCCGACCTGGGAGCCAAGGCGACGCTGGTGGGCTATGCCGTTCCCGCTCCGGTGGTGGCGATCGGGGTTCTTCTCGCGCTCTCGTGGCTCGATTCGGCGTCGGAGCGGGTCGGGTTCACGCTGCCGGGGCTCACGGTGTCTGGATCGGTCGCAGCCGTGCTGTACGGGTACGCGGTGCGCTTCGTGGCCGTCGGCGTGGGCTCGGTGGAGTCCAACCTCGAGCGCGTCCCCCTCGAAGTGACCATGTCTGCCCGTGCTCTCGGAGCGCGTCCTGTGGCGGTGGCGTGGCGAGTACATCTGCCGCTGCTCCGGGCCGGCGTCGCCTCAGCCGCCGCGCTCGTCGCGATGGAGGCGATCAAGGAACTCCCTATCGTGTTGCTGTTGCGTCCGTTCGGCTTCGACACGCTCTCGGTATGGACCTGGCAGCTGGCGGGTGAGTCGCTGTTCCGTCAGGCGGCCCTCCCGTCTCTCACGATCGTCGCCAGTTCGGTCGTCGCCGTCTTCCTGCTGGTCCGCAACCTGGGAGGTGGCCCGGCCCGATCCGGAAGAGGGCCATCCCAGGTCGACGTGCCCTGGGGTGAACCCGGGGGAGAAGTGGTCAGCGGTGTGCTGACGTCTCGGGAAGGGAGGTCGGTCGGTTGA